The Flavobacterium sp. CBA20B-1 genome includes the window TTAGATTTTGAAACCGCCAATCAGCACCGCAGCAGTGTGTGCAGCATTGGTTTGGTGTTTGTAGAAAACGGAATAATCGTAGATAAATATTACGAGCTCATAAAACCCGTGCCTAATTTTTACAGCTATTGGAACACACAAGTGCACGGATTGGTTTTTAGCGATACCGAACACGCCCAACAATTTTCTGATTTATGGATTGATATTTCCAAACGAATAAAAAACATGCCTTTGGTAGCACACAACAGTATGTTTGATGAAGGTTGTTTAAAAGAAGTTTTGCAGGCTTATCAGTTGCCCATACATCAGAATAAGTTTCTTTGTACTTACAGAGCGGCAAAAAAAATGTTTCCAAATTTACCCAACCATAAACTACCCACAGTTTCAAAATATTTAGGTTTTCATTTGGAAAGCCACCACAATGCATTAGCCGATGCTGAAGCTTGTGCGCATATTGCGATGCGGGTGTTTTGATAGTAATAAAAATTATAAAACATAAAAAAAATGGATATAAAACAAATAGAAAATCTATTAGAAAAAACACAAATTATAAAAAATAAGTATGATGATTTGGCTGAATACACAGGCGAAAACTTCAATGTGTTTAATATTTTAAGGTTAGATGAAAAAGAGTTGATGCATTCTGCTTTTATTGCTAATCTGTTAAACGCAAAAGGGAATCATGGACAGAAAGATGTTTTTTTAAAACTTTTTATTAATGAGATTAAGAGTTTGTTTTCAGAAAGTGTAAGTAAAGAAACCATTTTGGCAGAATTTAATACATCGCAAAGTTTTTCTATAGAAGAAGAACATATTGGAAGAGTTGATTATGAATTAGGTGTAGGCGGTAGGATTGATATTGTTGTAAAAAGTGGTCGGCATCAAATTTTAATAGAAAATAAAATTAGAGCAGGAGATCAAAGTGCTCAATTATTTAGGTACTATAACCATTATAAGGAAAATCCTATAATTTATTTAACGCCTTTTGGATATGAACCTTCAAAAGATTCAAAAGGAATTTTAGAAAATACTAAAGATTTTATTTGTATTTCTTATCAAAACCATATTATAAATTGGATAGAACAATGTATCAAAGAAATGGCAAATAAACCAATAATTAGAGAAACTTTAAATCAATACTTACATTTAGTTAAGCAAATTACAAACCAAACAACAAACGATAAAATGGAAAAGGAACTTACAGAATTAATACTAAGTAACGAAAGAAACTATAATGCTTATAATACGCTTTTGCAAAATCTAAATGATGTAATTAAGAGTTTGATTAATGATTCAGCAAATATCTTTATTGAAGAAGTAATAAAAGTCGTAGCTATTAATAATAAATTAAAGTTTGAAGTAACTTCAGATTTATATACAGGTAATCAGTATTCAGGTATTACTCTTAAAAGTGATGTACTTAAAGATTTGTACATTGATATTGAATTCCAAGATACGTATCTAAATTCAATGTTAGTAGCATGTGCTATTTTAGGAGATAAAAAAACTGAAATCCATAAAGATTTAGGTGAGAAATTTTCAGAAGAATTTCATAATTCAGTTCAAGACAAACATGAAAAATTTATTTCATATTTGTGGAAAAAATCTTCCGACATGAATCTATTGTCAAATGTAAATCTCAAGGAATTAAAATTTAACAAGGAAATCATCCCACAATTAATTGAAGCACTTGATAGTATTATCAAGAGAATGATGAAAGTTATAGAAGCAGAATATAAATAGATTAATATCTTTATCCCGAAACCAAAAATTTCGGGATTTTCTTTTCTAACCGTCACGTTTTGTCCGTCGCTGCCGTTACATTTGAAAAAAATGAAATACAATGGAAAATAATCAATGGTTTTACAGCAACATGCATAAACAGCTGTTGTACATGCAGTTTTGTGAACAACCTGAATTTTGTAAGGCTTTGGCGTATTTACTTACATTTAAAGAACATCAAAATTTAAACGTAAAACCGCATACATTCTCAATAGAACTATCAAATGCCGATATTCAAATTTTTATAATTCATACGGTGTTTTTTCAGCAAAAAGAATATTTAAAATTTAAGGAACTAAAGAATGTGCATTTTGTTTCGTTTGGTAAAGAACTTGCTGAAATGCATGAATTCAGCGAAATGAAAAACGAAATTAAATTTATCAGTAAAGATATGCTAATGTCAACAGTTGAAGCTTTAACAGAAAATAACTTGGTTCGTTCCATTCAAAATTTTAAAGAACTTGATGTTTAACCTGCAAGGTCTATTCGACCTTGTATGTTTGCAAAATAAATTAAAAGAGTAATGAAAAAACTCTACTTAGACGATTTGCGTCCTATTCCCGAAGGATTTATCGGTGTGCGTTCTTATACTGAATTTGTAGATTATATTACCCAAAACGGGTTACCTGATTTTATTTCGTTTGATCACGATTTGGGTTTAGAAGAAAGTGGTTTTGATTGTGCTAAATGGTTGGTGAATTATTGTTTAGACAACAGAAAAAAAATGCCTGATTTTATAGTTCATAGTCAAAATCCAGTTGGTAAACAAAATATTAAAAGTTTACTAAATAACTTCAGAAAAAAACACAATGATTATTGATTATAACCAAAAGCGGTTGGCTGTTTTTGCTGATACGCACGGTAAACATAGAAAACTACCGCTTATAAAAACCGATATTGCTATTCATTTAGGCGATGCTTGTACATTAGGAAACAATTCACAATTCTCTGATTTTTTAGATTGGTTCAGTCAATATCCTGCAAAGTATAAATTGTTTGTAGCAGGAAATCATGAGCTGCAATGGATGTATGAACCAGATGAGTTTTTAAAAATGTTTCCACCAAATATTATCTTTTTAGAAAATAGAAATATATTATTAGAAGGAATAAATTTTGCGTCTGTTGCAGCAAGAATGAATTTATCAAAGTATCCAAGAATAAAGCTTTCTAAAAAAGTAGATTTTTTGCTGACCCACGCGCCTCCAACTGGAATTTTAGATAATGGTTTTGGTTGTGCTGTTTTAAAAAAGTTTGTAACTAAAATAAAACCAGCCTATCATCTTTTTGGTCATGTTCACGAAACAGGTGGAACATATTTAAAAAGAGATGAAACAATATTCATGAATGTTTCTGTATTTAATCAATAAAAAAATCCGAGCAAACACTCGAATTTTTTGTTTTATTCAAATATGATTTTTACATCATTCCCGGCATGCCGCCGCCCATTGGCATTTGGCTTCCACCTTCTTCTTTAATATCTACTAAGGCGCATTCTGTAGTTAAAATCATACCCGCAACCGATGCAGCGTTTTCTAAAGCCACACGGGTTACTTTTTTAGGGTCGATAATTCCCGCCACCAACATATCTACATATTCATCGGTTTTGGCATTGTAACCAAAGTTTCCGGTGCCTTCACCCACTTTTGCTACAATTACAGATCCTTCTAAACCTGCATTTTCAACAATGGTTCTTAAAGGCGATTCAACTGCACGAGAAACAATCTGGATACCTGTTTTTTCATCCGCATTTAAAGCATCAACACTTGATAATGCCGATTTTGCTCTTAGCAATGCTACACCACCACCGGCAACAATTCCTTCTTCAACTGCTGCACGTGTTGCGTGTAAAGCATCGTCTACACGGTCTTTTTTCTCTTTCATTTCTACTTCAGATGCTGCACCAACGTATAGTACTGCAACACCACCCGCTAATTTCGCTAAACGTTCTTGTAACTTTTCACGATCGTAATCGGAAGTTGTCGTTTCCATTTGTGCTTTAATCTGGTTCACACGGTTTTTGATCATTTCAGAATCTCCTGCACCGTTTACAATGGTTGTGTTGTCTTTATCAATCGAAACGCGCTCTGCTGTTCCTAACATTTCCAACGTAGCGTTTTCTAAGGTGTAACCGCTTTCTTCTGCAATTACGGTTCCGCCTGTTAAAATCGCAATGTCTTCTAACATGGCTTTTCTGCGGTCACCAAAACCTGGCGCTTTTACAGCAGCAATTTTTAATGCACCGCGTAATTTGTTCACCACCAAAGTTGATAACGCTTCACCATCAACATCTTCTGCAATGATTAACAACGCTTTTCCTGATTGCGCAACTGGCTCTAAAACCGGTAATAATTCTTTTAAAGAAGATATTTTTTTATCGTACAATAAGATATATGGATTCTCGAATTCTGTTTCCATTTTTTCTGGATTGGTAACGAAATAAGGCGAAAGATATCCTCTGTCAAACTGCATTCCTTCCACAACATCAACATAAGTATCCGTTCCTTTCGCTTCTTCAACAGTAATAACTCCTTCTTTGCCCACTTTACCAAAAGCTTCAGCGATTAATTCACCAATCACTTCATCATTATTAGCAGAAATCGATGCTACTTGCTTGATTTTATCGGTAGTAGAACCCACTTCTTGCGTTTGTTTTGCTAAATCGGCAACAATCGCTTCAACAGCTTTGTCAATTCCGCGTTTTAAATCCATTGGGTTTGCACCGGCAGCAACGTTTTTCAATCCTTCTTTAACAATTGCTTGAGCCAAAACAGTCGCCGTTGTAGTTCCGTCACCAGCCAAATCGTTGGTTTTGCTTGCTACTTCTTTCACCATTTGTGCTCCCATATTTTCTAGGGTGTCTTCAAGCTCTACTTCTTTCGCTACAGAAACTCCGTCTTTTGTTACGTGAGGCGCTCCAAACGATTTAGAAATAATTACGTTACGTCCTTTTGGTCCTAAGGTTACTTTTACTGCATTTGCCAATGCGTCAACACCGCGTTTTAAACCATCGCGTGCTTCAATATCAAATTTTATATCTTTTGCCATTTTTTATCTTTTTTTGTTTAATTGTTTAATGTTTGGTTTTGTTTAAAGTTGTTTTACAAAAACGCGAAACTTTAAGCTTAAATAATCGCTAAAATATCATCTTCACGCATAATCAGATAATCCGTACCTTCAAATTTTAGTTCGGTGCCTGCATATTTTCCATATAAAACAGTATCACCAACTTGTACGGTTAATGGTTCATCTTTTTTGCCATTACCCACAGCAACAACAGTTCCTTTTTGTGGTTTCTCTTTTGCAGTGTCGGGAATAATGATTCCTGATGCAGTTTGAGTCTCAGCTGCAGCCGGTTCAATAATCACGCGGTCTGCTAACGGTTTCATGTTTAATGCCATACTATTTTATTTTTAAATTTTTATGAATGATAATTTTTTGCTTTTGTCTAGACCAAAAGTGTGCCAACTGTAAAAAGTGATATTTTGACAGAAAAAAAAATGCCAGCTTGTCATAAGCTGGCATTTTGTGTATATATTTTCACTTAGTTTGCAGGTTGTGATGGATTGTTTGCAGGCGCTTGATCGCTTGCTGTGTTGGGTGCAGGAGCTGCTTGGTTTTGAGCTGCTCCAGCATTTGGCAACGCTGCCGGTGGTGTTGCAACTGCATTTGGATCTAAAATTTGAGAATCGTTTGAATAACCAGAGTTAAAGCTTAAACTTGATACTAAAATTAAAACCACTAAAGCAACTGCCAATGTCCATGTACTTTTGTCTAAAAATTTGTTGGTGTTTTGAACGCCACCAACCGATGTGGAACCACCTAATGATGAATCTAAACCGCCTCCTTTAGGGTTTTGAATCATGATAACAATGATTAAAAGTAAGGCAACTATGGTGATTAACACTAAAAAAATCGTAAACATATTTATTTGTTTTATATATTATTAAACTCTTGTAATTTTTTTATATCGGAAATTCGATTTGCAAATAAACTACTTTTTTCTGGATATTTCAAAATTAAAATTTCATAAGCTTGTATTGCTTTTTGATATTTTTTTTGTTCCAAGTAAATTCGTGCTAACGTCTCGGTCATGTAATAGGGTTCTTCTTCTTCGTGCCGATCAAGGTTTATGGCTGGTGCAACTGCCGTTTTACTTGGTGTTATTTTTGGATTTGCTTCTATAAAACGATCAATTAAATCCATCTTTTTTTGTTTAATGGGAAGCGTTTCTTCCGTATTTTTTTCTTCTTTTGGTAGTTGTTTTTCACTGTTTTCCGTTTGATCTTTTTCAGAAACAACGTCATTTTCGCGTTCAATGGGTTGCGATGTTGTTAATTTCAGCCATTCAGTAAACGAAAATTTATCGTTTTCAGAGAAATCTAAAGGTGTGCCCACTTCCAAATTTTCTTCCAATTGATGCACCTCTTCGGTGATTGGGTCGGGTTGGGGCAGGGCTGGTTCCTTTTTATCAAGTTTGGCTTCGATTTTCGATTTTGAAATTTGATCGATTTTTTGAATCAATCCCGTTTCTTTGTCTTGATTTTCTATATAAACCAAGGTATTCAATACCCTTTTTTCAATATTTTCATCTAATGTGGGTTCGGGCTTTTTGAATTCGATATAATTTTCATCAACCACATTCAAATCTTCAATCTGTAAGGGTTTGTACGCAATAAATTCTTCCGAAATAATATAATCAAACAACACGTCGCGATCAGTGGTATAAGCAGCTGTTTTTTTTAATTCGCTGTTGTATAAAAAACTGCGTTGTTGGTGCAAGGTTTTTAAATACAAAGCCCTTGCCGATTGCAAATACGGGTATTCACTAACGATTTGTTGCAACGAAGCAGTTTGCTGTTCTGTTAATTCGTACGGATTGTTTAACCATTGTGCGTATTGTTGTGCATTCATAAGCTTACCATTTTGCCAGCGAGGCGTTAAAAACATCTTGCGTAATGCGTTCGTATATTTCTTCTAAAGCAGTGGTTAACTGAGGGCCAATTAATTGATTGTTAGCCGGATAATCATAAAAGTGCGAGAAGGTTTTTTCAAAATCATCTTCCGGATTTTTTCTGTTCGTAAAACGCACATTTATAGCAATGTACAAACGGTTTTGCGCAGCTGTTTGGTCGGCAGTAGCCGTCATTGGCGACACACGGAATTGGGTTATTTCGCCTTCATAAACCAAATCGGCATTGGTGTTGGTCATGTTTAAACTGGTTTGGTTTACCAACAAATCTTGCAATCTAATGGTAAATGTGCGCTCAATTCCTGGTTCAATCAGTTCGGCATTGTTCAAAAAATAATTCACTTGAAACGTTTCTGCATCGATTTTTCCGGTACCTGTAAAATTATACGCACCGCAGCTCGATAAAATCAAACAGAAAAGAAAGGCTGTAAATTTATATAATGTATGTGGTGTTTTCATTCGTTGAATTATTGAATCGTTTGCAATGTTTTTACGACTAAAAATCTACAAGTCATATTGTTTGATTTTTCGGTACAATGTTCTTTCCGAAATTCCCAATTCATCGGCTGCGGCTTTGCGTTTTCCACTGTTGCGTTCCAAAGCTTTTTTTATGAGTTGAATTTCTTTTTCTTCTAATTTCAATGTTTCTTCATCATCAACCGTTTCAGCAATTAAATAATCATGGTCATCTTCTTCATCCATTATTTCAGATGGATTATTGTTTTTGGTCGATGATGCGTGTTCGGCTAACGGAATAGAACGATTGTTTGGTTTTGATAGCCCTTCATCGGCCTGACCATAAATGCGTTGTATTAAAGATTTGTTCGATTCTTGAACTTGTGCCGAATTGGAATTGTTCATTAATTCCAACGTTAGTTTTTTTAAATCGGTTAAATCAGCTTTCATATCAAACAACACTTTATACAAAATCTCGCGTTCGTTGCTAAAATCTCCTTCTGCTTTTTTGGTTTCGATAAGCGATGGTAATTGTGCATTTCGCTGAGGCAGATAAGATTGAATGGTTTTTAAATCGATTTCGCGGTTGGTTTCAATCACCGAAATTTGTTCGGCAATATTGCGCAATTGGCGAATATTACCACTCCAACGGTAATGAATAAGGTATTCGGCGGCATCGGGTGTAAGTTTAATCGGCGGCATTTTGTATTTATGCGCAAAATCCGATGAAAACTTTCTGAACAACAAATGAATGTCGTCGCCCCGTTCACGCAAAGGCGGTAAATTGATTTCTACGGTGCTTAAACGGTAATACAAATCTTCGCGAAATTTGCCTTTATCAATCGCTTCAAACATTTTAACGTTGGTGGCTGCCACAATACGCACATCGGTTTTTTGAACTTTTGAAGAACCCACTTTGATAAATTCGCCGTTTTCTAACACACGAAGCAAGCGAACTTGTGTGGTTAAAGGCAATTCGCCCACTTCATCTAAAAAAATAGTACCGCCATTTGCCACTTCAAAATAACCTTCACGACTGCCCACAGCACCTGTGAACGCACCTTTTTCGTGCCCAAAAAGCTCTGAATCGATTGTGCCTTCAGGTATAGCACCGCAGTTCACAGCAATATATTTTCCGTGTTTGCGATGCGATAGTGCGTGTATAATTTTTGGAATACTTTCTTTACCCACACCGCTTTCACCAGTAACCAAAACAGAAATATCAGTCGGAGCCACTTGAATGGCTTTTTCTAGTGCTCTGTTCAGTTTTATATCGTTACCAATAATTTCGAAACGCTGTTTAATGCTTTGAACGTTTTCCATAGTTTTTTTGTTTTGTTTCAGGTTTCAAGTTTTTTTTGTTTTTATGTTAAGTTCTATTGTATAGTTCTTTACTTAAACTTGTTACCTCTAAAATCTTGATTGTTTAGGTAAGTAATGAAATTTTTAATTTTTCCACTTAACCTCTCATAGTCGTTCCTTAATTGTTCAAAATCTTTCTCATTAATATATTCACAGTCAAAAACTCTATACAGTTGAGATCTTGTTTCTCCTGCTGAACCTTTTGCAATAGAAAGAAATTGTCTGAATTCTAGATTGCCATCTCGTTCAAATCCTTCTGCAATATTATCCATGACGGATCCAGATGAAGATTTAATTTGTTCTTTAAATTTAAAGTCTGTTTTTAGATTTGTTTCGATAGATAATTTATGAATAATTTTGGCTAATCTTCTGGCTTCTTGCCATATTTCTAAATCCTCAAATCTATTTATTGTCGCCATAACCTGAAACTAAAAAAACTTGAAACAAATTAAACTAAACAATTACTGCATTTCCGAATAACCTACTGCTTCGCCAATTAAAGTTGCCGATGTACAGTCTGATACTTTTACCAATACAAAATCGCCTACTTTATAATTCCCTTTTGGGAAAACAACTGTTGTGTTTTGTGAATTTCTTCCAGACCAATGTGCATCGGAACGTTTGGATGTTTTTTCAATTAAAACTTCCACCGTTTCGCCTACAAAACGCTTGGTACGTTCCATTGCAATGCGCTGTTGTAAATCTACAATTTCTTGTAATCGGCGTTTTTTAACCGCTTCTGGCACATCGTCTTCCATTTTTCTGGCAGCCATTGTTCCCGGGCGTTCAGAATATGCAAACATGTATCCAAAATCGTATTTTACATATTCCATTAATGATAAAGTATCCTGATGATCCTCTTCGGTTTCGGTTGGAAAACCTGTAATCATATCTTGCGATAACGAAATTTCCGGAATAATTTTATAGATTCTGTCAATCAAATCCATGTATTCTTCACGCGTATGTTGGCGGTTCATTTCACGCAAAATGCGGGTAGATCCCGATTGTACTGGCAAATGAATGTATTTACAAATATTGTGATGCTTTGCCATTACGTGAATCACATCTTCGTGCATGTCTTGCGGATTCGACGTGGAAAAACGGAAACGCATTTTAGGATAAGCCGTTGCACACATGTCTAGCAATTGTGCGAAATCTACCGCCGTTGCTTTTTGCATCTCGGTTGCTTTGTCGTAATCCTTTTTTAAACCACCACCATACCATAAGTAGGAATCCACGTTTTGCCCCAACAAGGTGATTTCTTTAAAACCACGTTCGTATAGGTCTTTAATTTCTTCCATGATACTTTGCGGTTCGCGACTGCGTTCACGTCCACGGGTAAAAGGAACCACGCAAAACGTACACATATTGTCGCAACCACGCGTAATAGAAACAAAAGCAGTAACTCCATTGCTGTTTAAACGCACAGGTGCAATATCGCCATAGGTTTCGTCTTTAGAAAGAATCACGTTAATAGCGTCGCGTCCTTCTTCAACTTCCTTCAAAAGATTAGGAATGTCTTTGTAAGCATCAGGACCAACCACCATATCCACAATTTTTTCTTCCTCTAAAAACTTGCTTTTTAAACGTTCTGCCATACAGCCCAAAACGCCTACTTTCATAGACGGATTGATCGATTTTACGGCATTGTATTTCTCTAAACGCTTGCGCACTGTTTGCTCTGCCTTGTCGCGGATTGAGCAGGTATTTACCAAAACCAAATCGGCTTCTTCTAAATTTTGTGTGGTGTTATATCCTTCGTTGGCTAAAATCGATGCTACAATTTCGCTGTCAGAAAAATTCATCTGGCAACCATAACTTTCTATAAATAACTTTTTGGTATTATTTTTTTGCGGATCTAAAACCAAGCTTGTTCCTTGTTTTTGTTCTTCAATAACCTTTTCCATATATTCCCAATCGTATTCAAATCAATTTGCAAAGATACAATTAAAATTAAAAGTATGACAAGATGGCAGATGAAATTTAGATATTTTTAATACGTCATTGTGTGTCGTTTTTTAATTGTATATTTACGCTTATGAAAGCCGTTTATCATTACACATGCCATTCGGGCGGGGCAGAGGGTGCCGATTCGTATTTTGAATTTTTTTCAAAGAAATTTCACGTGCGGGTTGTGGCTTATTCCTATCGAACAAAGTTTCACAACTCAGAGAATAAATACGAATTAACTACAGACGAATTCAATGAAGGTGTTGAAAACGTACTGAAAGCAAACGAAGTTTTAAAGCGTTCTAAAATAAATCAATATTTAAAATTTTTGGCTAGAAACTGGTTTCAAGTGAAAAATGCCGATGAGGTTTATGCAGTTACCAATCTAAAATTAATAAACAATCGTTTGCAAGTAAAAGGCGGCACCGCTTGGGCAGTGCAAATGGCTATAAACAGCGGCAAAAAAGTGTTTGTGTATGACCAGCAAGCGGCACAATGGTTGTATTGGGATACCTATTATTTGAATTTTAAACCGCTTAGAGAACTACCAAAAATAAACGCAAGCAATTTTGCAGGAATAGGCACGCGAAACATCAATCTGTTTGGCATAGAGGCTATTGAAGCTCTTTTTAAAAATACTTTTGATACGAATTATGGCAAGTAAACACAATTTAATTAGCAGATTAACCCGCATTGTAGAACTTTTTCAGCTACATGGCAGCAGTGGTTTGTCTTTTGATGAGTTAAACAATAAACTAAAAAATGCGTTTGTAGATGAAGACCACAGTGTGTCATTGCGAACCTTTCAGCGCGATTTAAAAGACATTGAATCGTCTTTAAAAATTAAAATTATTTTTGATAAAGTAAAAAAGAAGTATCTTTTGGTGCAAGATGAGTTGCAAAACACTTCAAAAAACACACAATTGTTCACTCTGGAAAGTTTAAAAATGTTGCACATTGCCCAAGATGTTTCTGTCAATAATTTTATTTTGATCGATGAACGCAAGGCAACCGGATTAGAAAATTATAATTGCATTAAAGATGCGATTTGCTCAAAAAAACATTTAGAGTTCAATTACCAAAAATTTGATCAATACAAAAGCGACCGTCGAAAATTGATGCCTTTGGCTTTGAAAGAAAGCAAAAAGCGTTGGTATGTGGTGGGATTTGAAATAAAAAACGGTTCCAAAATACCGGCGCTAAAAACGTTTGCACTAGACCGAATGTATGATTGCGAAGCCACCACCGAATTTATTTTAAAAGATACAATAGACGTGCATAAACACTTTGCTCGTTTTATGGGCGTAACCACCAAACCGCTGGAAGGTTTCAGTGAAAAAGTAACGGTGATCCTAGAAACATCCATTGAATATGGAAAATATTTCAGCACGTTGCCCATTCATCCTTCCCAAAAAACCGAAATCGAAAACGGTAAAACCATTATTACCTTGCAGTTAATTCCTACCATGGAGTTGGTGTCTGAAATCCTCTCGCACAATCACCAAATAAAAGTGGTTCAACCCAAAGAATTAATTCATATTATTAAAAAAACACTTTCACAAAATTTGAAACAATACAATTAAAATGGCATCAAAAAAGGCTATTTTAAAAAAATCACATACTTTTGCTTTTCAAATAAAAAAAGAATGGCAAAGAACTTAGTGATTGTAGAGTCGCCTGCAAAGGCAAAAACAATAGAAAAATTTTTAGGGAAAGATTATCAGGTAGAATCAAGCTTTGGGCACATTGCCGATCTGCCTTCTAAAGAGATTGGTGTAGATATTGAGAATAATTTTAAACCAAAATACGAAGTTTCTGCCGATAAAAAAGCTGTAGTAAAAAAATTAAAAGATTTATCAAAAAAAGCCGAAACGGTTTGGTTGGCATCCGATGAAGACCGCGAAGGAGAGGCAATTGCATGGCATTTGGCAGAAGAATTAAAGTTGAAAGAACAAAACACAAAACGTATTGTTTTTCATGAAATTACCAAAACAGCCATTCAAAAAGCCATCGAAAATCCGCGTACCATTGATTACAATTTGGTAAATGCACAACAAGCACGCCGCGTTTTAGACCGTTTGGTGGGTTATGAATTGTCGCCGGTTCTATGGAAAAAAGTGCGCGCAGGTTTATCTGCCGGTCGTGTGCAATCGGTTTCGGTTCGGTTAATTGTAGAGCGCGAACGCGAAATAGAAAGCTTTCAGACCGAGTCATCATTTCATATTGCTGCAGAATTTGTAGCGGCAAATGGGAAATCGTTCAAAGCAAAATTGCCAAAGAACTTTAAAACGCAAAACGAAGCGCAGGCTTTTCTTGAAAAAAATATAAATGCCACATTTAAGGTTTCCGATTTAGAAACCAAACCGGCAAAAAAATCTCCGGCAGCACCGTTCACCACTTCTACATTGCAACAAGAAGCATCGCGCAAGCTGTATTATTCGGTTTCGCAAACCATGATGTTGGCACAGCGCTTGTACGAAAGCGGGTTGATTACTTATATGAGAACCGATAGCGTAAACTTATCACAAGATGCTATAAAAGCTGCCGAAACAGAGATTGTAAACGTGTATGGAAAAGAATTTAGCAAACCTCGAAATTTTTCCACCAAGGCAAAAGGCGCACAAGAAGCCCACGAAGCTATTCGTCCAACAGATATGTCGCGTCATTCGGTAAATATCGACCGCGACCAAGCCCGTTTGTATGAACTCATCTGGAAGCGTACACTTGCTTCGCAAATGAGCGATGCACAGCTAGAACGAACCAATGTAACTATTGTGGCAGATAAGCACAACCAGCATTTTGTTGCCACAGGTGAAGTGTTGCTTTTTGAAGGGTTTTTAAAGGTTTATTTGGAAGGAAACGACGACGAAGACGAAGAGCAAGAAGGGTTGTTGCCTGCCATGAAAGTAAACGAGCCTTTGCAGAATAATTACATCACTGCAACAGAACGTTTCTCAAGACCGCCCGCACGCTATACCGAAGCTGCTTTGGTAAAAAAGTTAGAGGAATTAGGAATTGGTCGCCCGTCAACTTATGCGCCAACGATTTCAACCATTATTGCGAGAAATTATGTGGAAAAAGGAACAGCCGAAGGCACCGAGCGCAACTATCAATTGTTGCGTTTAGAAAGCGGAAATATAAAAACAAGCACACAA containing:
- a CDS encoding 3'-5' exonuclease; translated protein: MKTFAALDFETANQHRSSVCSIGLVFVENGIIVDKYYELIKPVPNFYSYWNTQVHGLVFSDTEHAQQFSDLWIDISKRIKNMPLVAHNSMFDEGCLKEVLQAYQLPIHQNKFLCTYRAAKKMFPNLPNHKLPTVSKYLGFHLESHHNALADAEACAHIAMRVF
- a CDS encoding PDDEXK-like family protein, translating into MDIKQIENLLEKTQIIKNKYDDLAEYTGENFNVFNILRLDEKELMHSAFIANLLNAKGNHGQKDVFLKLFINEIKSLFSESVSKETILAEFNTSQSFSIEEEHIGRVDYELGVGGRIDIVVKSGRHQILIENKIRAGDQSAQLFRYYNHYKENPIIYLTPFGYEPSKDSKGILENTKDFICISYQNHIINWIEQCIKEMANKPIIRETLNQYLHLVKQITNQTTNDKMEKELTELILSNERNYNAYNTLLQNLNDVIKSLINDSANIFIEEVIKVVAINNKLKFEVTSDLYTGNQYSGITLKSDVLKDLYIDIEFQDTYLNSMLVACAILGDKKTEIHKDLGEKFSEEFHNSVQDKHEKFISYLWKKSSDMNLLSNVNLKELKFNKEIIPQLIEALDSIIKRMMKVIEAEYK
- a CDS encoding cyclic-phosphate processing receiver domain-containing protein — translated: MKKLYLDDLRPIPEGFIGVRSYTEFVDYITQNGLPDFISFDHDLGLEESGFDCAKWLVNYCLDNRKKMPDFIVHSQNPVGKQNIKSLLNNFRKKHNDY
- a CDS encoding metallophosphatase domain-containing protein → MIIDYNQKRLAVFADTHGKHRKLPLIKTDIAIHLGDACTLGNNSQFSDFLDWFSQYPAKYKLFVAGNHELQWMYEPDEFLKMFPPNIIFLENRNILLEGINFASVAARMNLSKYPRIKLSKKVDFLLTHAPPTGILDNGFGCAVLKKFVTKIKPAYHLFGHVHETGGTYLKRDETIFMNVSVFNQ
- the groL gene encoding chaperonin GroEL (60 kDa chaperone family; promotes refolding of misfolded polypeptides especially under stressful conditions; forms two stacked rings of heptamers to form a barrel-shaped 14mer; ends can be capped by GroES; misfolded proteins enter the barrel where they are refolded when GroES binds), with translation MAKDIKFDIEARDGLKRGVDALANAVKVTLGPKGRNVIISKSFGAPHVTKDGVSVAKEVELEDTLENMGAQMVKEVASKTNDLAGDGTTTATVLAQAIVKEGLKNVAAGANPMDLKRGIDKAVEAIVADLAKQTQEVGSTTDKIKQVASISANNDEVIGELIAEAFGKVGKEGVITVEEAKGTDTYVDVVEGMQFDRGYLSPYFVTNPEKMETEFENPYILLYDKKISSLKELLPVLEPVAQSGKALLIIAEDVDGEALSTLVVNKLRGALKIAAVKAPGFGDRRKAMLEDIAILTGGTVIAEESGYTLENATLEMLGTAERVSIDKDNTTIVNGAGDSEMIKNRVNQIKAQMETTTSDYDREKLQERLAKLAGGVAVLYVGAASEVEMKEKKDRVDDALHATRAAVEEGIVAGGGVALLRAKSALSSVDALNADEKTGIQIVSRAVESPLRTIVENAGLEGSVIVAKVGEGTGNFGYNAKTDEYVDMLVAGIIDPKKVTRVALENAASVAGMILTTECALVDIKEEGGSQMPMGGGMPGMM
- a CDS encoding co-chaperone GroES; protein product: MALNMKPLADRVIIEPAAAETQTASGIIIPDTAKEKPQKGTVVAVGNGKKDEPLTVQVGDTVLYGKYAGTELKFEGTDYLIMREDDILAII
- the secG gene encoding preprotein translocase subunit SecG; amino-acid sequence: MNMFTIFLVLITIVALLLIIVIMIQNPKGGGLDSSLGGSTSVGGVQNTNKFLDKSTWTLAVALVVLILVSSLSFNSGYSNDSQILDPNAVATPPAALPNAGAAQNQAAPAPNTASDQAPANNPSQPAN